A region of the Acidobacteriota bacterium genome:
CCAGTTTGGACAGCTCCGCGCTCCAGACGTTGCTGGTGAGGATCCGTTCCCTCGGGATCCAGTTGGCGTAGATGTCGACCACCTCCTGCCGGGCCCGGAGCCCTTCCGGTGTCTCGCGCGAACCGACCAGGACGCGGTCGGGGTGGAGCAGATCGGCGATGGCCGTCCCCTCGGCCAGGAACTCGGGGTTGGAGATCACCTCGAATCGCTTCCCGTTGGCGTTGAGGATCTGCTCCATCGTCCGGGCGGTTTTGACCGGGAGGGTGCTTTTCTCCACCACGATCTTGGGGGAATCGGCAACCCGCAGGATCTGGCGCGCCACCTTTTCCCAGTACTGCAGGTCGGCCGCCCGGCCCGCCCCTTCGCCGAAAGTCTTGGTCGGGGTGTTGACCGAAACGAAGATGATGTCCGATTCCCGGATCGCCGCGTCGATGTCGGTGGAGAAGAACAGGTTGCGCCCGCGGGCCTTCCGCACCACCTCGTCGAGCCCCGGCTCGTAGATCGGCAGCCGGTCGCTCTGCCACGCCCCGATCCGCTCTGCGCTGACATCCACGACCTGCACCTTGTACTCGGGGCATTTCAGGGCGATGACGGCCATCGTCGGCCCCCCCACATACCCCGCGCCGATACACGCGATCTTTTTGGAAAACATCCGCTATTTTCTCCCCAGGCAGTTTATCGTTCCTATCGGAGGATGCAAAGAAATCAAGTATCTCCGGTTGCCGCCGATAAGTCACGAGGATAGAATAGGATCTTGCTATGTTCAATAAAATAACGGCTTCACCCCTCCTGGTCCGCGTCCTTCCCTTCGCCCTCTTCGCCGCCCTGACCATGCTCCAGGGGCGCCTGGGCCCCGATTCGCAATACTGGGTCTACGCGCTCAAGACCGCGCTCGGCGCCTGGTGCCTCTGGGTGATGCGCCCATACGTCCGGGAAATGAGATGGAAATTTTCCTGGGAGGCGGTCGTGGTCGGGGCGGGGGTTTTCGCCCTTTGGGTAGGGCTCGACGGGCACTACCCGCTCCTGGCCGAGCGCTCCAGCGGTTTTAACCCTTCCGCCGCCTACGGTCCCGGCAGTCTGCTCGCCCTCTTCTACATCGCCGTCCGCACCCTCGGCTCCACTCTCGTGGTCCCGCCGCTCGAAGAGGTCTTCTACCGCTCCTTCGTCTACCGCTACCTGGTCCGGCCCGATTTCCTGGGTGTCCCGCTCCGGCACTTCAGCGTGCGCGCCCTCGCGATCACCGCCGTCGTCTTCGGGATCGGCCACTTCGAGTGGCTCCCCGGCATCCTCTGCGCCCTGGCCTACCAGGGCCTGGTCCTCTACAAGAACCGGCTGGGGGACGCGATCACGGCCCATGCCGTCACCAATCTCCTGCTCGCCCTCTGGGTCGTCACCCGCAGCCAGTATCAATTCTGGTAGGCTGGGCAATCCTCGTCGGCCTCCCGCACCATTTCCGGCGTCAACGGGGGCGCATTTTTCGAAACCGAAAACGAAGGGATCTGCTCCTTCCTCCGCTTCGAGATCCTGCTTCCGGCTTCGGTCATCCGCTCCGGTAGCCGCTTCGGGTCGGCATTCCCGCACATTCTCTTTTTCATAGGAAATATTATAATGCTTTGGCGTCCAGGGAACCATGAAATCCGCGCAGGGGTAATTTTCTCCAGCACTCCGGCCAAAACAAGCCCATGGCAGGAAATCAACAGTTCGGTGACTGGAGTCACACCCGCATCCTCCCCCTGTCCGATACGGGAAAGCGTCAGTGTATTGAAGTCTCAATCGCAGAGGTGAGAAATGGAAACGGATAAGGAACTGAAATTATCCGCTGTTTTATGGCTGTGAATTGTCACCCCCCTCGGGTCCGGCCGCCCGAATCCATCACGTGAGGCGACCGGACCCGGGGGCTTCCTTTCCCATTCTTCACTTCCTTGACTCCTTCCCAAGCCCGTTTTTACGAAAAAATTAATGGAATAGTTCATTCGGGTGACATCCGTCACACAGCCCCCGCGCTTCCGTCCGATAAGTTCAGCGTCCCCGGAAACCGGTCCGGGGACGGCGGCCGATTGGCCGCCGGGCCTTTTCGGAGGGATGTATGAAGTCGGGTAACTCCCACTCTTTCTTTATGATAACCGCACTATCGGGGCTCTTGTTCGCCACCACCGCAGCCTGCGCTCAAAACAGGACCAGCATGAACCAGGACACCGGCGCGAAAACCCAGGCTGAGGTCTCACAGGCGGACGGGGAACAGAACGGTCCCGTCATCGTCGTCGACAAACAGTTCAATAACCGCGAAATCAAGGTGAGAAAAGGCGGCCTGTTTGTGGTCGAGCTCGAGCAGCTGGGGTCGGCCGGCTACGAATGGGTGGTATCGGAACTCGACGAGACTTCCTTCGAAATCGTGCAGGTGGACACCCTGGAGGAACCGCAGCCCGGCGACGTCACCGGCGCCCCGGTCACCCGGCAATGGCGGATCCGGGCGAAGAAGGAAGGGAATCCCTCCATCCGTTTTTTGCATCGCAGGCCCTGGGAAGGTCCGGAAGAAGCTTCGGACCGCTTCGAACTCAAGGTCCGAATTCTCCCCTGAGGAATATACAAGGAGACAACCATGGTTTCAGTAAGTGGATTGAAAAAATTGATGAGTCTGACGCT
Encoded here:
- a CDS encoding protease inhibitor I42 family protein translates to MNQDTGAKTQAEVSQADGEQNGPVIVVDKQFNNREIKVRKGGLFVVELEQLGSAGYEWVVSELDETSFEIVQVDTLEEPQPGDVTGAPVTRQWRIRAKKEGNPSIRFLHRRPWEGPEEASDRFELKVRILP
- a CDS encoding CAAX prenyl protease-related protein; this translates as MFNKITASPLLVRVLPFALFAALTMLQGRLGPDSQYWVYALKTALGAWCLWVMRPYVREMRWKFSWEAVVVGAGVFALWVGLDGHYPLLAERSSGFNPSAAYGPGSLLALFYIAVRTLGSTLVVPPLEEVFYRSFVYRYLVRPDFLGVPLRHFSVRALAITAVVFGIGHFEWLPGILCALAYQGLVLYKNRLGDAITAHAVTNLLLALWVVTRSQYQFW